The Callospermophilus lateralis isolate mCalLat2 chromosome 3, mCalLat2.hap1, whole genome shotgun sequence genome has a segment encoding these proteins:
- the Mafb gene encoding transcription factor MafB, giving the protein MAAELSMGPELPTSPLAMEYVNDFDLLKFDVKKEPLGRAERPGRPCTRLQPAGSVSSTPLSTPCSSVPSSPSFSPTEQKTHLEDLYWMASNYQQMNPEALNLTPEDAVEALIGSHPVPQPLQSFDGFRGAHHHHHHHHPHPHHAYPGAGVAHDELGPHAHPHHHHHHQASPPPSSAASPAQQLPTSHPGPGPHAAAAATAAGGNGSVEDRFSDDQLVSMSVRELNRHLRGFTKDEVIRLKQKRRTLKNRGYAQSCRYKRVQQKHHLENEKTQLIQQVEQLKQEVSRLARERDAYKVKCEKLANSGFREAGSTSDSPSSPEFFL; this is encoded by the coding sequence ATGGCCGCGGAGCTGAGCATGGGGCCAGAGCTGCCCACCAGCCCGCTGGCCATGGAGTACGTCAACGACTTCGACCTGCTCAAGTTCGACGTGAAGAAGGAGCCGCTGGGGCGTGCAGAGCGTCCGGGCCGGCCCTGCACGCGCCTGCAGCCCGCCGGTTCGGTGTCGTCCACACCACTCAGCACACCGTGTAGCTCGGTGCCCTCTTCACCCAGCTTCAGCCCGACCGAACAGAAGACTCACCTCGAGGACCTGTACTGGATGGCGAGCAACTACCAGCAGATGAACCCTGAGGCGCTCAACCTGACGCCCGAGGACGCGGTGGAGGCGCTCATCGGCTCGCACCCAGTGCCACAGCCGCTGCAAAGCTTCGACGGCTTCCGCGGcgctcaccaccaccaccatcaccaccaccctcACCCGCACCACGCGTACCCCGGCGCTGGAGTGGCCCACGATGAGCTGGGCCCGCACGCTCACccgcaccatcaccaccatcaccaagcGTCGCCGCCGCCGTCCAGCGCAGCCAGCCCAGCGCAACAGCTGCCCACCAGCCACCCCGGGCCGGGTCCCCACGCGGCGGCCGCGGCGACGGCGGCGGGAGGCAACGGTAGCGTGGAGGACCGCTTCTCCGACGACCAGCTAGTGTCCATGTCGGTGCGTGAGCTGAATCGCCACCTGCGGGGCTTCACCAAGGACGAGGTGATCCGCCTGAAGCAGAAGCGGCGGACCCTGAAGAACCGGGGCTACGCCCAGTCGTGCAGGTATAAACGCGTCCAGCAGAAACACCACCTGGAGAATGAGAAGACCCAGCTCATTCAGCAGGTGGAGCAGCTTAAGCAGGAGGTGTCCCGGCTGGCCCGCGAGAGAGACGCCTACAAGGTCAAGTGCGAGAAACTCGCCAACTCCGGCTTCAGGGAGGCGGGCTCCACCAGCGACAGCCCCTCCTCTCCCGAGTTCTTTCTGTGA